Sequence from the Plasmodium berghei ANKA genome assembly, chromosome: 3 genome:
ggTCAGGTAATTTTTGAAAAGTTATAATAGATAGGTCATTAAAAGCATGTACTTGCTCAGAACAAATAggaaattttatttcgtttaaaaagtttaatatataaaatataaaatgtgaatatttaaaattttttttcattttatttaaatgtgTAATATCCCATTTAATAGTTTCTGGTTCacttttttgtaataattcAATAGCAAAACTTGGAATTCCCAAAGGtttatattgatatatatgatcTTTGTAATAATCAAAACTATTcccaatatatattgttttttcaggggttaataaaaaattcatattaGGATAACTCAGTTTTTCatcaataaatatattgtataaaaCTTCACCATATAAGCTTATATCACAATGTggcatatataataggaCATTTTCGTTTTCCTTCAAATTACATACtgttatttctttttcattttccgCTAGCTGTTTTGACATGCTTGGATATGAACTAAGAACCTGAACGTTCAGAATTTTGTACACATTTAAATCAGTATTGCTAATTTTGGggtcatatatatatatatgcttaatattataattatttgaaaccaatattataaatgcTAATTGATACATGCATgcgtttttattattgagATTTATATCTGT
This genomic interval carries:
- a CDS encoding SRR1-like protein, with protein sequence MDGWINVPQKHKTKNKKYIWIKNEAKPDLNKDRLDAKNTTNGINEIYEKKKKKNDENKYVEHIHNGVKKIMNSIEKSVFFENFKKKFKEIKKESIVIQSAICLGLGSLTDINLNNKNACMYQLAFIILVSNNYNIKHIYIYDPKISNTDLNVYKILNVQVLSSYPSMSKQLAENEKEITVCNLKENENVLLYMPHCDISLYGEVLYNIFIDEKLSYPNMNFLLTPEKTIYIGNSFDYYKDHIYQYKPLGIPSFAIELLQKSEPETIKWDITHLNKMKKNFKYSHFIFYILNFLNEIKFPICSEQVHAFNDLSIITFQKLPDQFIFWFNIYNSLLAHTTGKKNE